One segment of Micromonospora parathelypteridis DNA contains the following:
- a CDS encoding response regulator transcription factor, whose amino-acid sequence MSGKASTGRGRAGVRILIADDDGAIRGSLERVLQVEGYDTSTVANGLAVLDGVGGAGGDALDLLILDVMMPRLGGLETCRRLRAAGRDLPVLMLTARDQVSDRVAGLDAGADDYLPKPFATEELLARVRALLRRRTPADGESQILSFADVRVDPDRFEAWRGGRPLRLTRTEFSLLEVLVRNATRVLTRDALFEAIWGFDMSATANNLQVYVSYLRRKMEAEGEPRLIYTLRGLGYTLRETPP is encoded by the coding sequence ATGAGCGGCAAAGCATCGACTGGAAGGGGGCGGGCCGGCGTGCGGATCCTGATCGCGGATGATGACGGGGCTATCCGTGGGTCGCTGGAGCGGGTGCTCCAGGTCGAGGGTTACGACACCAGCACCGTCGCCAACGGTCTCGCCGTGCTCGACGGGGTTGGTGGGGCGGGCGGTGACGCGTTGGATCTGCTGATCCTCGACGTGATGATGCCTCGCCTTGGCGGGTTGGAGACCTGCCGGCGGTTGCGGGCCGCGGGTCGGGATCTGCCGGTGCTGATGCTGACCGCCCGTGACCAGGTCTCCGACCGGGTCGCAGGGCTCGACGCGGGCGCTGACGACTACCTGCCCAAGCCGTTCGCCACCGAGGAATTGCTGGCCCGGGTGCGGGCCCTGCTGCGCCGGCGCACGCCGGCCGACGGGGAGTCGCAGATCCTGTCGTTCGCCGACGTCCGGGTCGATCCCGACAGGTTCGAGGCGTGGCGTGGCGGGCGGCCGCTGCGCTTGACCCGGACCGAGTTCTCCCTGCTGGAGGTTCTCGTGCGCAACGCGACCCGGGTCTTGACCCGCGACGCGCTGTTCGAGGCGATCTGGGGCTTCGACATGAGCGCCACCGCCAACAACCTCCAGGTATACGTGAGCTACCTGCGCCGCAAGATGGAGGCCGAGG